In Sneathia sanguinegens, a single window of DNA contains:
- a CDS encoding YadA C-terminal domain-containing protein has protein sequence GKTGDSSAGSKGLTGNDGLNGKDLTTKVNALRNGEAGTVVYTDKDGNRLVKANDGKYYKAEYVEDNGALKVGHSYADEVKDILATLVNPDGSTDKPTTVLRVADGSISDNSKEAINGGQVYNKLKEYALKDASNIDITNWVTKLGDESLENGNNLAKSSAVKEYVDKIKSGLEDKGLKFNADLGGEQTQKLGSSIKIASATEEISDNGIKYLGKNIKTKIAKDGDNSIISLAFSDSPEFSSVKIGNNGKTVSITTSDKGGSITGLEDTSVDNAKYGQSGVAATQKEVKDVLNKINANGTEQDKLKNGTLGTVVYTDKDGNKLMKDTDGKFYKAQADGTKEENAKEVVPEDVILSTVKPDGKTTEPITLGNVASALGLSKDKKDKNNEILNKLVNKEAKKDVYKDAELNKVVTLRDLQFLASKGITFVGSTGTATKFLGDTITINGTTSNYNGLDKNNFATKYETKNIAVKVDNNTGNIEVGLAKELKAIESIENKETKVTLNENGTEFKTGTDGVTTKIGKDGIEITKKDATKPSVSIKESSIDFATTTADNKTVGTGSITGLKDLDDKSDGHMAANKNYVDEKVKTITGDIDKLKNKGLKFAGNTGETKELNDKVNIKGEGTIDNKFESAEGNINVVAKESNVELQLSANLKNMKSFEAKDDKGNTVNITGDKIEFKKNNKSTLTINSDGTITGLKTNSSPFEYYEKNKDTVFGKDGTEYKTGTIVSEDGKVYAEGTQEVEGKYFDKGDKVVKAKDGKFYKEKDIKDRTYDEATKKWSGDSAQPTEATEAKALEGDDLKNAKAEDKVVVKGKNNKFYEASDLEKAVYDEVNKEYTKDGNKLEGKEAKDVVIKALPNNKAMTLSNIANARLVKDSKDAVNAGQMLEELDKKMNKDGSNIDKKEFANNISEGANITKPEGILVTDKQVNEHLNKNYYNKTEVDAKVSNISNTVVEANKKSDLALGGVANAVAMANLLQANSYSKYKTNISAAYGYYGGSNALAIGFSGVSENRMVSYRVSGSVNTKGNIALGAGLGVMLGEFKTDKYPEKGKKISELEEKLRLQTEKTNKLEKQLEEILKLLKK, from the coding sequence ATGGAAAAACTGGAGATAGTAGTGCAGGTTCAAAGGGCTTAACAGGAAATGATGGACTAAATGGAAAAGACCTAACAACTAAGGTAAATGCACTAAGAAATGGTGAAGCAGGAACAGTAGTCTATACAGATAAAGATGGAAATAGATTAGTAAAAGCTAATGATGGTAAATACTATAAAGCAGAATATGTTGAAGATAATGGAGCTTTAAAAGTAGGACATTCTTATGCAGATGAAGTTAAAGATATATTAGCAACATTAGTAAATCCAGATGGAAGTACTGATAAACCAACAACAGTTCTAAGAGTAGCAGATGGAAGTATATCAGATAATTCAAAAGAAGCAATAAATGGTGGGCAAGTATATAATAAATTAAAAGAATATGCTTTAAAAGATGCAAGTAATATTGATATTACTAACTGGGTAACAAAACTTGGAGATGAGAGTCTAGAAAATGGAAATAACTTAGCTAAGAGTAGTGCTGTTAAGGAATATGTTGATAAGATAAAGAGTGGATTAGAAGATAAAGGACTTAAATTTAATGCAGATCTAGGTGGAGAACAAACACAAAAATTAGGAAGTAGTATAAAAATAGCAAGTGCTACAGAGGAAATATCAGACAATGGTATTAAGTATCTTGGAAAGAATATAAAGACTAAGATAGCAAAAGATGGAGATAATAGTATAATCTCATTAGCATTTAGTGATAGTCCAGAATTTAGTTCAGTTAAAATAGGTAATAATGGCAAAACAGTATCAATTACAACATCAGATAAAGGTGGAAGCATAACTGGTCTAGAAGATACTAGTGTAGATAATGCAAAATATGGTCAATCTGGAGTAGCAGCAACTCAAAAAGAAGTTAAAGATGTATTAAATAAGATAAATGCTAATGGTACAGAACAAGATAAGTTGAAGAACGGAACTTTAGGAACAGTAGTTTATACAGACAAAGATGGCAATAAGCTAATGAAAGATACTGATGGTAAATTCTATAAAGCACAAGCAGATGGAACAAAAGAAGAAAATGCTAAAGAAGTAGTTCCAGAAGATGTAATTTTATCAACTGTTAAACCGGATGGTAAAACAACAGAACCTATTACATTAGGTAATGTAGCAAGTGCCTTGGGATTAAGCAAGGATAAAAAAGATAAGAATAATGAAATTCTTAATAAACTTGTTAATAAGGAAGCTAAAAAAGATGTGTATAAAGATGCTGAACTTAACAAGGTAGTAACATTAAGAGACTTACAATTCTTAGCAAGTAAAGGTATTACATTTGTAGGAAGTACAGGAACAGCTACTAAGTTTTTAGGTGATACTATTACTATTAATGGTACTACATCTAATTACAATGGTTTAGATAAGAATAATTTTGCTACTAAGTACGAAACAAAAAATATTGCAGTTAAGGTAGATAATAATACAGGCAATATTGAAGTAGGTCTAGCAAAAGAATTAAAGGCTATAGAATCAATAGAAAATAAAGAAACAAAAGTAACATTAAATGAAAATGGAACAGAGTTTAAGACTGGTACTGATGGAGTAACAACTAAGATTGGTAAAGATGGAATAGAAATAACTAAAAAAGATGCAACAAAACCATCTGTATCAATAAAGGAATCATCAATAGACTTTGCAACAACAACTGCTGATAATAAGACTGTAGGAACTGGAAGTATAACAGGACTTAAGGATTTAGATGATAAGTCTGATGGACATATGGCAGCGAATAAGAATTATGTTGATGAAAAAGTTAAAACAATTACTGGAGATATTGACAAATTGAAGAATAAAGGTCTAAAATTTGCAGGTAATACTGGAGAAACTAAGGAACTTAATGATAAAGTAAATATCAAAGGTGAAGGAACTATAGATAATAAATTTGAAAGTGCTGAAGGTAATATTAATGTTGTTGCTAAAGAAAGTAATGTTGAACTTCAATTATCAGCTAACTTAAAGAATATGAAGTCATTTGAAGCAAAAGATGATAAAGGTAATACAGTAAATATTACAGGTGACAAGATTGAATTTAAGAAAAATAATAAGTCAACATTAACAATTAATTCAGATGGAACAATAACTGGATTAAAGACTAATAGTAGTCCATTTGAATATTACGAAAAGAATAAAGACACAGTATTTGGAAAAGATGGTACAGAATACAAAACTGGAACTATAGTATCTGAAGATGGAAAAGTATATGCAGAAGGTACACAAGAAGTAGAAGGAAAATACTTTGATAAAGGTGATAAGGTTGTAAAAGCAAAAGATGGTAAGTTCTATAAAGAAAAAGATATAAAAGATAGAACTTATGATGAAGCAACTAAGAAATGGAGTGGTGATTCTGCTCAACCTACAGAAGCAACTGAAGCAAAAGCATTAGAAGGTGATGATCTTAAGAATGCAAAAGCAGAAGATAAAGTTGTAGTTAAAGGAAAAAATAATAAATTCTACGAAGCAAGTGACTTAGAAAAAGCAGTATATGATGAAGTTAATAAAGAATATACAAAGGATGGTAACAAGCTTGAAGGTAAAGAAGCAAAAGATGTTGTAATCAAGGCTTTACCAAATAATAAAGCTATGACATTAAGTAATATTGCAAATGCAAGATTAGTAAAGGATTCAAAAGATGCAGTTAATGCAGGTCAAATGTTAGAAGAATTAGATAAGAAGATGAATAAAGATGGATCTAATATTGATAAGAAAGAATTTGCTAATAATATAAGTGAAGGAGCAAATATTACAAAACCTGAAGGTATATTAGTAACAGATAAACAAGTAAATGAACATCTAAATAAAAATTACTATAATAAAACTGAAGTTGATGCAAAGGTAAGTAATATATCTAATACTGTAGTTGAAGCAAACAAGAAATCTGATTTAGCATTAGGAGGAGTAGCAAATGCAGTAGCTATGGCAAACTTATTGCAAGCAAATTCATACTCAAAATACAAGACTAATATATCAGCAGCATATGGATATTATGGAGGATCAAATGCCTTAGCAATAGGTTTCAGTGGAGTTAGTGAAAATAGAATGGTATCATATAGAGTAAGTGGTTCAGTAAATACAAAAGGAAATATAGCATTAGGAGCAGGTTTAGGAGTAATGCTTGGTGAATTTAAGACTGATAAATATCCTGAAAAAGGAAAGAAAATTAGTGAACTTGAAGAAAAATTAAGATTACAAACTGAAAAGACTAATAAGCTAGAAAAACAACTTGAAGAAATTTTGAAACTATTGAAAAAATAG
- a CDS encoding zinc metalloprotease HtpX gives MKKSKIPVIIYLILNLLIISCVVFNLLFRVVNALNIILAILLSFVLYFISIVIALSPIGEWIMRRQLGCKKIEDIRLLEYIEPIFNEVYEKARKLDPSIPANVKLYVNDSEEPNAFATGRKTVCITKGLINMPSDQIKATFGHEFGHLAHKDTDLILIVTVGNMIITAIVTVIRVIFAILYAIFNIFCFVSKKNRLFEYIVGWLAYLFVTVIINGFMYIWTKVGVLLVMKTSRSEELEADKFSFELGYGQELCRLLEVIGDPKEKNFFASLESSHPDKEQRMEHLRQLGVVIE, from the coding sequence ATGAAAAAATCAAAAATTCCTGTGATTATTTATCTTATTTTAAATCTTTTAATAATTTCTTGTGTAGTATTTAATTTGCTTTTTAGAGTAGTCAATGCTTTGAATATTATACTTGCAATTTTATTAAGTTTTGTCTTGTATTTTATTTCAATTGTAATTGCGTTATCCCCAATTGGTGAATGGATAATGAGAAGACAACTTGGTTGTAAGAAAATTGAAGATATTAGATTGCTAGAATATATTGAGCCTATCTTTAATGAAGTATATGAAAAAGCAAGAAAATTAGATCCTAGTATACCTGCAAATGTTAAATTATATGTAAATGATTCCGAAGAACCAAATGCATTTGCTACAGGTAGAAAAACTGTATGTATTACAAAAGGATTAATTAATATGCCTAGCGACCAAATTAAAGCAACTTTTGGTCATGAATTTGGTCATTTAGCACATAAAGATACAGACTTAATTCTTATTGTTACTGTTGGTAATATGATAATTACAGCCATAGTAACTGTTATACGAGTTATTTTTGCTATATTATATGCAATATTTAATATTTTTTGTTTTGTATCTAAAAAAAATCGTTTATTTGAATATATTGTTGGTTGGCTTGCATATTTATTTGTTACTGTAATTATAAATGGATTTATGTATATATGGACTAAAGTTGGTGTATTACTTGTAATGAAAACAAGTAGATCTGAAGAACTTGAAGCAGATAAATTTTCATTTGAATTAGGTTATGGACAAGAGTTATGTAGACTTTTAGAAGTTATTGGAGATCCAAAAGAAAAAAACTTTTTTGCTAGTTTAGAAAGTAGTCATCCTGATAAAGAACAAAGAATGGAACATTTAAGACAATTAGGTGTCGTAATAGAATAA
- a CDS encoding DUF1648 domain-containing protein, with protein MVKRNRKTLILTSIITLLPILAGMILWNKLPNTMAIHFGLCNDANMFSSKIVGVIGLPLILLIIHLFSAFVTAKTPRKQNISKNMYMFVLWLVPCISIIISAIIYSYNIGINI; from the coding sequence ATGGTAAAGAGAAATAGAAAAACATTAATTTTAACAAGTATTATTACTCTGTTGCCAATATTAGCTGGTATGATATTATGGAATAAACTCCCAAATACCATGGCAATACATTTTGGACTTTGTAACGATGCAAATATGTTTAGTAGTAAAATTGTAGGAGTAATAGGTCTACCACTTATTTTATTGATAATTCATTTATTCAGTGCTTTTGTAACAGCTAAGACTCCTCGTAAGCAAAATATAAGCAAAAATATGTATATGTTTGTCTTGTGGCTAGTGCCATGCATTTCAATTATTATATCAGCAATTATTTATTCATATAACATAGGTATAAATATTTAA